In a single window of the Podarcis raffonei isolate rPodRaf1 chromosome 14, rPodRaf1.pri, whole genome shotgun sequence genome:
- the MNS1 gene encoding meiosis-specific nuclear structural protein 1 — MAMARQRGGRAQLTAAQQLDKKQHEAYFQEMRELEHEKKVQRVHQLEVMWEAEDRVEEKRLARLLREEEHERRMEEAIQRAEENKRLKEMELQQEEKLAAELARLNHEKLKDEKMRQQIRETSIELRELELKLKSAYMNKARAAQIAEKEAIKYEKMKDDAEIYKAMKEAQEKAEEEERTAEAKRNQEKLLYQQELERQLEDRERQRQAAYEEFLREKLLIDEIVRKIYDEDERAKQGRLEKMRATQRFIEEFKNDQAMRKKRQREEMEEENRKLKEFANMWQEREDNRMAKIQENEERKQKLQKMLEEALEREQQEREELEQIREELYFEEREEENRKKEMEELEKKLRQRLELRKAYEDQLAMREVMRQAMKEEEEAFRQSMLAKFAEDDRVEQMNAQKRRMKQLEHRREVEKLIEERRKQFIADKERELEEMQLEERRKGIVNDIIEEERQKLLKEHAVKLLGYLPRGVLKDEQDVNMLGEEFRQAYQKRKGDGPAHDN, encoded by the exons ATG GCGATGGCACGGCAGCGAGGTGGTCGGGCGCAGCTGACAGCGGCACAACAGCTGGATAAGAAACAGcatgaggcttacttccaagaAATGAGGGAGCTGGAGCACGAGAAAAAGGTGCAGCGCGTTCATCAGCTGGAGGTGATGTGGGAGGCTGAAGACCGTGTTGAGGAGAAGCGTCTCGCACGGCTGCTCAGGGAGGAGGAGCATGAGCGGCGCATGGAAGAGGCTATTCAGAGG GCAGAAGAGAATAAAAGGTTGAAGGAAATGGAGTTGCAACAGGAAGAAAAACTGGCAGCTGAGTTAGCAAGATTAAACCATGAGAAACTCAAAGATGAAAAGATGAGACAGCAAATAAGAGAGACCAG TATTGAACTTCGGGAGCTGGAGTTGAAGCTGAAATCTGCTTATATGAATAAAGCGAGGGCTGCCCAGATTGCTGAGAAAGAAGCTataaaatatgaaaaaatg AAAGATGATGCAGAAATATACAAAGCAATGAAGGAAGCTCAagaaaaggcagaggaagaagagaggaCGGCTGAGGCAAAGCGGAATCAGGAAAAGCTGCTTTATCAGCAAGAGCTGGAAAGGCAGCTTGAGGACCGGGAGAGACAGAGGCAGGCGGCCTATGAGGAGTTCCTCCGAGAGAAGCTCTtgattgatgaaattgtgagaaAAATCTATGACGAAGATGAACG AGCAAAACAAGGAAGACTAGAGAAAATGAGAGCAACTCAAAGGTTCATAGAAGAATTTAAAAACGATCAAGCTATGAGGAAGAAAAGGCAGCGTGAAgagatggaagaggaaaacagaaaACTCAAGGAATTTGCCAACATGTGGCAGGAAAGAGAAGATAACAGGATGGCGAAAATCCAGGAGAATGAGGAGCGGAAGCAAAAGCTCCAGAAAATG CTTGAAGAGGCTCTAGAAAGGGAGCAGCAGGAACGGGAAGAACTTGAACAAATCCGTGAAGAGCTGTATTTTGAAGAACGAGAAGAGGAAAACCGAAAGAAGGAGATG GAAGAGTTGGAGAAGAAACTTAGGCAGCGCCTGGAATTGCGCAAAGCGTATGAAGACCAGTTGGCCATGAGGGAGGTGATGCGGCAGgccatgaaggaggaggaggaagccttcCGCCAGTCCATGCTGGCCAAGTTTGCCGAGGACGACCGTGTTGAGCAAATGAATGCTCAGAAGCGAAGAATGAAGCAGCTGGAACACAGGAGAGAAGTAGAGAAGCTCATTGAAGAGCGGAGAAAGCAGTTCATTGCAGACAAG GAACGTGAACTTGAAGAAATGCAGCttgaagaaagaaggaaaggcaTTGTTAATGACATCATTGAGGAGGAGCGGCAGAAGCTGCTTAAAGAACACGCAGTTAAACTATTGGGATATCTTCCCAGA GGAGTTCTTAAAGATGAGCAAGATGTTAACATGCTGGGAGAAGAGTTCCGGCAAGCTTATCAAAAGAGAAAAGGCGATGGGCCAGCACACGACAATTGA